One window of Neorhodopirellula lusitana genomic DNA carries:
- a CDS encoding FAD-dependent oxidoreductase translates to MSDRISLSISIPFRVCLTAACLILASHVAGVAVAEDSPAESSAAESPVPEASAVSPCDIVCFGDSITNRGYPSILGSTLGVDSVNAGVGGNTTAKALRRMSTDVIARKPKVVVILFGTNDLRVDSPKVHVPLDKYEANLHEMVAKCRKIGAKTVICSPTPIVAEQFLQRHEQAIYDQAGGLSQLLESYCETAARVAKNEQIPFVDLNKIMQTEPEWFTKDGVHPDETSCALIAKHIAKAAAPLLSITRRSANGALQKDKADQNSEADIVIYGASSAGITAAVQAARMNRSVILIEPSSHIGGLTSGGLGATDIGNKNVIGGLSREFYSRVAQHYAKDTSWVHEARDEFFNQRSKRTTLDEVMRPNATMWTFEPHVAARIFTELLGEAGIEVQLEQRLASVAKEGAHITSITTENGNVYQAKMFIDATYEGDLMAKAGVEYRVGREANSEYDETLNGIRDRTPKNQIYGGVDPYVIPGDANSGLIPLIQPGDGGTPGEGDHRVQAYNFRLCFTDVQSNRLELAPPPNYDPARYELAARRVEKIVEAGAVPHIKQFCNPVWMPNRKTDINNSQGISTDFIGGNYDYPDGDYATRADIWQAHEDYIRGFWYFMSTSNRVPEKLRNEFLAFGPCKDEFADTQGWPTQLYVREARRMVADYVMTEANCRSQEVVKDSVGMAAYGMDSHNCQRIVQNGAARNEGDVQQHGLKPYPISYRSIVPKAVQCDNLAVPVCMSASHIAFGSIRMEPVFMVLGQSSAIAASLAIEHDSTIQQVPYQAFHQVALATGQVLKLPARKSNKQVSSNAKPSSIPPSAKWTNRSGDNDWNSGKNWLNNAAPADTAKVYVDQSSHDKAVLREGETLNVSSIYIGSEFGREGTLEVTGGKLSATARASRHTRIGVSGGVGQFIQTGGEVRLNALQIGVGYDSRGTYHLSGGQLILSRLINGETGSIAVGDSVPEGIGVLTITGGSLQTRSGITIGNSDSTGVVNIVGSQCSSIVIGTGVDHDGFWKQHSGSTLNFEIGAEGVTPILVFDADNETDGGDVHFENGAMLDVSFTGTAKPGQWDVMSWDGKLVDDGLRLSPSVDTNAWSFRFVDSDHSGAPDVLRLIHR, encoded by the coding sequence TTGTCCGACAGAATCTCGCTGAGTATTAGCATCCCATTTCGCGTTTGTCTTACCGCCGCCTGCTTGATTCTTGCCAGCCACGTCGCGGGCGTCGCAGTTGCCGAGGACTCACCTGCTGAATCTTCCGCTGCCGAATCTCCCGTTCCGGAGGCTTCAGCTGTCTCGCCGTGCGATATCGTTTGTTTTGGTGACAGCATCACCAATCGCGGCTACCCGTCGATTCTGGGCTCAACTTTAGGCGTCGACAGCGTCAACGCCGGTGTTGGCGGGAACACCACTGCCAAAGCACTGCGGCGAATGTCCACCGACGTGATCGCTCGCAAACCCAAGGTGGTTGTCATCTTGTTTGGCACCAATGATTTGCGAGTGGATTCGCCCAAAGTTCATGTGCCGCTAGATAAGTATGAAGCGAACTTGCACGAGATGGTCGCCAAGTGCCGAAAGATCGGTGCCAAGACGGTTATCTGCAGCCCGACACCGATCGTTGCGGAACAGTTTCTACAACGTCATGAACAAGCAATCTATGACCAGGCCGGCGGATTGAGCCAGCTATTGGAAAGCTATTGCGAGACCGCCGCTCGCGTTGCCAAAAACGAACAGATCCCGTTTGTCGACCTCAATAAAATCATGCAAACGGAACCCGAGTGGTTCACCAAGGATGGAGTTCATCCAGACGAAACCAGCTGTGCGTTGATTGCCAAACACATCGCGAAGGCTGCCGCCCCGCTTCTCAGCATCACCCGACGCTCTGCCAACGGTGCTCTGCAAAAAGACAAAGCTGACCAAAATAGCGAAGCTGACATTGTGATTTACGGTGCATCCAGTGCTGGCATCACCGCCGCCGTCCAAGCGGCTCGCATGAATCGGTCGGTTATCCTGATCGAACCCAGTTCGCACATTGGCGGACTTACATCGGGTGGACTGGGGGCCACCGACATTGGCAACAAGAATGTCATCGGTGGGCTCAGTCGCGAATTCTATTCGCGTGTCGCACAGCACTACGCGAAGGACACTTCTTGGGTCCACGAAGCGCGTGACGAGTTCTTCAACCAGCGATCCAAACGCACCACGCTCGACGAAGTCATGCGGCCTAATGCGACCATGTGGACGTTCGAACCCCACGTCGCGGCCAGAATTTTCACCGAGTTGCTTGGCGAAGCGGGAATCGAGGTGCAACTGGAACAACGTCTGGCAAGTGTTGCTAAGGAAGGGGCGCACATCACTTCAATCACGACCGAAAACGGCAACGTCTACCAAGCCAAGATGTTCATCGACGCCACGTACGAAGGCGACTTGATGGCGAAAGCGGGAGTGGAATACCGGGTCGGACGCGAAGCCAATTCAGAGTACGACGAGACTCTCAATGGCATCCGCGATCGGACTCCCAAAAATCAAATTTACGGCGGAGTCGATCCGTACGTGATTCCTGGCGATGCCAACAGTGGCTTAATCCCGCTGATCCAGCCCGGCGACGGCGGAACGCCTGGCGAGGGCGACCACCGCGTTCAAGCCTACAACTTCCGACTGTGTTTCACTGACGTTCAATCCAATCGCTTGGAACTAGCACCGCCCCCGAATTACGATCCCGCTCGCTACGAACTGGCGGCACGCCGTGTCGAAAAAATCGTCGAGGCCGGAGCAGTCCCTCATATCAAGCAGTTCTGCAATCCGGTTTGGATGCCCAACCGCAAAACCGACATCAACAATTCGCAAGGAATCTCGACCGATTTCATTGGCGGCAATTACGACTACCCCGATGGTGACTACGCCACCCGCGCGGATATTTGGCAAGCACACGAAGACTACATTCGCGGCTTCTGGTACTTCATGTCCACCAGCAACCGGGTGCCTGAAAAGCTACGCAACGAGTTCCTCGCCTTTGGCCCATGCAAGGATGAATTTGCTGACACGCAAGGCTGGCCCACACAACTTTATGTACGCGAAGCCCGCCGAATGGTGGCTGACTATGTCATGACGGAAGCGAATTGCCGTAGCCAAGAAGTCGTGAAAGATTCCGTTGGCATGGCCGCGTATGGAATGGACTCACACAATTGTCAACGCATCGTGCAAAACGGCGCCGCTCGGAACGAAGGCGACGTGCAACAACACGGCTTGAAACCCTACCCAATCTCGTACCGAAGCATCGTCCCCAAAGCTGTCCAGTGCGACAACCTTGCAGTACCAGTCTGCATGTCAGCGTCACACATCGCGTTCGGTTCCATTCGCATGGAACCTGTTTTCATGGTCTTGGGACAATCCTCCGCGATCGCCGCATCGTTAGCCATCGAACACGACTCCACGATCCAGCAAGTTCCCTACCAAGCGTTTCATCAGGTCGCCCTGGCCACCGGACAAGTGTTGAAACTTCCCGCTCGCAAATCAAATAAGCAAGTATCTAGCAACGCCAAACCCTCCAGTATCCCACCGTCGGCAAAGTGGACCAACCGGTCGGGCGACAACGATTGGAACAGCGGTAAGAACTGGTTAAACAACGCGGCGCCTGCGGACACTGCCAAGGTTTATGTCGACCAATCCAGCCACGACAAAGCAGTCTTGCGTGAAGGTGAAACGCTCAACGTCAGTTCGATCTACATCGGTTCCGAGTTCGGTCGCGAAGGGACTTTGGAAGTGACCGGCGGCAAGTTGTCAGCAACCGCCCGGGCCAGCCGACACACTCGCATCGGCGTTTCGGGTGGGGTTGGCCAGTTCATTCAAACCGGGGGCGAAGTGCGACTCAATGCGTTGCAAATTGGCGTTGGATACGACTCGCGCGGAACCTATCACCTCAGTGGCGGACAACTGATCTTAAGTCGCCTTATCAATGGCGAAACCGGAAGTATCGCGGTCGGCGATAGCGTTCCAGAGGGGATCGGCGTTTTGACCATCACCGGTGGTTCATTGCAAACGCGTTCCGGCATCACCATCGGTAACTCCGATAGCACTGGAGTCGTGAACATCGTCGGCTCGCAATGTTCTTCGATCGTCATCGGTACCGGCGTCGACCACGATGGATTCTGGAAACAACATTCCGGCAGCACACTCAATTTTGAAATAGGCGCCGAGGGCGTCACTCCGATTTTAGTCTTCGACGCGGATAATGAGACTGACGGAGGTGACGTGCATTTCGAAAATGGAGCGATGCTCGACGTTTCTTTCACCGGCACCGCAAAACCAGGACAATGGGATGTCATGTCATGGGACGGAAAGCTGGTCGACGATGGCCTGCGTCTTTCCCCGAGCGTGGACACGAATGCATGGTCGTTCCGCTTCGTCGACAGCGACCACTCCGGCGCTCCCGACGTCCTCAGACTCATTCACCGCTAA
- a CDS encoding alpha-L-fucosidase — protein sequence MKLSRRLKQLVLASAIVSTTTIGSTQTALADSPSPASETKATSSSNQPYDGSWESLQKMPVPAWFDDGKIGIFIHWGPYSVIGYRKGGGGYAEHTPKLLYADPKNYHPMMMERWGKKPPEFGYKDIIPEFKAENWDPEKWAQLFGDVGAKYVVLTAEHHDGWANWDSDLTPWNAVDMGPKRDLVGDLGAAVRKHGMKYAPSYHRERHAGFFANDLYNVHSEPRTDIAEEIRRVPEAASLYGPFSMDKAFTDDYVARWKEIQDKYKPDFLWIDDIPVFTRDGNRVLDGKFKPEIKYFYDACRDMITDFMNDGAARGEELYLNNKGGNRNWPEGVGCLEKDNLKLKVIGPKWESCTTFGSSFGYLAAEETPGHRTRKSVERIIHEMVEVISRNGNFLINIGPRGDGSIPEWQVERLEAMGDWLKINGDAIYGSRYWNENEQLNEQLSFTTNGKNLYAIKRAKPTLTFNIDATVGWPDDAVSSVRLLGSDAPVSWKMTPRGLTITPPKDLGSSEHAWTFEIVTSTKQFPSGAMETSSEKALQRTKKVDLEGNE from the coding sequence ATGAAACTTTCTCGCCGACTCAAGCAACTCGTGCTGGCATCCGCCATCGTATCCACAACAACGATCGGATCGACACAAACGGCGCTGGCGGATTCTCCATCGCCAGCATCGGAAACCAAAGCGACCTCGAGTAGCAACCAACCCTATGACGGAAGCTGGGAGTCGCTTCAAAAGATGCCGGTCCCGGCTTGGTTTGACGATGGCAAGATCGGCATCTTCATTCACTGGGGTCCCTACAGTGTGATCGGCTACCGCAAAGGAGGCGGCGGCTACGCCGAGCACACGCCCAAACTGCTCTACGCCGATCCCAAAAACTACCACCCGATGATGATGGAACGCTGGGGCAAGAAGCCTCCCGAGTTCGGCTACAAGGACATCATCCCCGAGTTCAAAGCCGAGAATTGGGACCCTGAAAAATGGGCTCAGCTCTTCGGCGATGTGGGCGCGAAATATGTCGTCCTAACCGCCGAACACCACGACGGCTGGGCCAACTGGGACTCTGACCTGACGCCGTGGAATGCCGTCGACATGGGCCCCAAGCGAGACCTCGTGGGCGATCTCGGCGCCGCCGTCCGCAAGCATGGCATGAAGTACGCTCCGTCCTACCATCGCGAACGCCACGCCGGTTTCTTTGCCAACGATCTCTACAACGTCCACAGCGAACCTCGCACCGACATTGCCGAAGAAATTCGGCGAGTGCCGGAGGCGGCATCGCTCTACGGCCCCTTTTCGATGGACAAAGCTTTCACAGACGACTACGTCGCTCGCTGGAAAGAAATCCAAGACAAGTACAAGCCGGACTTCTTATGGATCGATGACATCCCCGTCTTCACCCGAGACGGTAACCGCGTCCTAGACGGAAAGTTCAAACCGGAAATCAAGTACTTCTACGATGCCTGTCGCGACATGATCACCGACTTCATGAACGACGGTGCCGCTCGAGGTGAAGAGCTTTATCTGAACAACAAAGGCGGCAACCGCAACTGGCCCGAAGGTGTCGGCTGTCTCGAAAAAGACAACTTAAAACTGAAGGTCATCGGTCCAAAGTGGGAAAGCTGCACCACTTTCGGTTCATCGTTTGGTTATCTCGCCGCTGAAGAAACACCCGGCCACCGGACTCGAAAATCAGTTGAACGCATCATCCACGAAATGGTGGAAGTGATCAGCCGCAATGGCAATTTCCTAATCAACATTGGCCCCCGCGGCGACGGGTCGATTCCCGAGTGGCAAGTCGAACGACTGGAAGCAATGGGCGACTGGCTTAAAATCAATGGCGACGCAATCTACGGATCTCGCTACTGGAACGAAAACGAACAACTCAACGAGCAACTCTCGTTCACCACCAACGGCAAGAATCTCTACGCGATCAAACGGGCCAAACCCACGTTGACGTTCAACATCGACGCCACCGTAGGCTGGCCCGACGACGCTGTTAGCTCCGTACGACTACTGGGTTCCGACGCTCCCGTTAGCTGGAAAATGACACCTCGCGGCCTAACCATTACCCCGCCCAAGGATCTTGGCAGTAGCGAACATGCCTGGACATTTGAGATCGTTACTTCCACGAAACAGTTTCCGTCCGGCGCAATGGAAACCAGCTCCGAAAAGGCGTTGCAACGCACCAAGAAAGTTGACCTGGAAGGCAACGAATAG
- a CDS encoding 3-keto-disaccharide hydrolase: MVILPSTQATADDASQASVPESAAGEQWVLLFDGQSLDGWEKVGKKDSVWEVVDGSLVGSGTQSMLVCTAKTYKNFRYRIEAKINDGGNSGMYFRTTRKPSFREGYEAQIDSTHKDPIRTGSLYGFCHVYQQLVKPNSWFTYEVEVKDGVWRGREMTQIKITVDGNELYEYMDFDKTWPAGYFGFQQHDPGSKVHIRKVEVLPLAD, translated from the coding sequence ATGGTCATTTTACCTTCCACGCAGGCCACCGCGGACGATGCATCGCAAGCAAGTGTTCCTGAAAGTGCGGCGGGTGAACAATGGGTTTTGTTGTTTGACGGTCAGTCGCTGGATGGTTGGGAAAAGGTCGGCAAGAAAGACAGTGTATGGGAAGTCGTTGATGGAAGCCTGGTGGGTTCAGGAACCCAATCAATGCTGGTTTGCACCGCAAAAACCTACAAGAACTTTCGCTACCGCATTGAGGCCAAAATTAATGATGGTGGCAATTCCGGTATGTACTTCCGTACCACTCGCAAGCCTTCGTTCCGTGAAGGCTATGAAGCGCAGATTGATAGTACTCACAAAGATCCTATTCGAACCGGATCCTTGTATGGCTTCTGCCACGTGTATCAGCAACTTGTTAAACCTAACAGTTGGTTCACCTATGAGGTCGAAGTCAAAGACGGTGTGTGGCGCGGTCGCGAGATGACACAAATCAAGATCACGGTCGATGGCAATGAACTGTATGAGTATATGGACTTCGACAAAACTTGGCCGGCCGGATACTTTGGATTTCAACAACACGACCCTGGCAGCAAGGTGCATATCCGTAAAGTAGAAGTGCTCCCATTGGCCGATTGA
- a CDS encoding sulfatase: MPNQHSTPIFHRLSLAIVLLVIGSVTSLVAYAEEDASKLNVLFLVSDDLRPDLGCYGNKIVQSPNIDRLAKRGMVFNRAYCQQAVCSPSRSSVMTGLRPDTTKVWDLSTHFRKAVPDVVTLPQLFKQNGYTSRGLGKIYHGSLIDPESWTTSAKSKETASNPIDTATTLVAQRPTLTRSKRGPAFRITDDPANGGGEGELADEAIEALQELSSENAPFFLAVGFHKPHLPFNVPKAYWDKYDGELIPMATNRFLPTDAPDYALVDRNEMWNYRDVPEVDHLPNDYARKLKHGYYAAITYMDAQLGRVMDEVDRLGLTENTIVVLWGDHGWKLGEHDRWCKHSNYENDTRAPLIVCAPGMKQAGRSSDALVEFIDIYPTIADLAGLQSPNHIEGTSLRPLMDDPNRQWKNAAWSQYPRTVKGQRLMGYSLRTDRYRFTRWVNRYDHTKLDAIELYDHQNDPQENHNIANDPANAEIIATLMKIELPSGPEEPR; this comes from the coding sequence ATGCCAAACCAACACAGCACTCCGATCTTTCACCGACTTTCCTTGGCCATCGTCCTGTTGGTTATTGGCTCAGTCACCTCGTTGGTTGCCTACGCGGAAGAAGATGCATCCAAGCTCAACGTGTTGTTTCTGGTCTCCGATGACCTGCGTCCGGATCTGGGGTGCTACGGCAACAAAATCGTCCAAAGCCCCAACATCGATCGACTCGCCAAACGCGGCATGGTCTTCAACCGAGCCTATTGCCAACAAGCTGTTTGCTCGCCATCCCGATCCAGCGTGATGACCGGACTGCGACCGGACACGACCAAGGTATGGGATCTGTCGACCCATTTTCGCAAGGCAGTCCCCGACGTGGTCACGCTACCGCAACTGTTCAAACAAAACGGTTACACCAGCCGCGGCCTGGGCAAGATCTACCACGGATCTCTCATCGACCCTGAATCGTGGACGACATCGGCAAAGTCAAAGGAGACAGCGAGCAACCCGATCGACACTGCTACAACACTAGTTGCTCAACGCCCCACACTGACCCGCAGCAAACGCGGGCCCGCTTTCCGAATCACCGATGATCCGGCAAACGGCGGTGGCGAAGGCGAACTGGCTGACGAAGCAATCGAAGCCCTCCAAGAACTCAGCTCGGAGAACGCTCCGTTCTTTTTGGCCGTTGGCTTCCACAAACCACACCTGCCCTTCAACGTGCCGAAAGCGTACTGGGACAAGTACGATGGTGAACTGATACCGATGGCAACCAATCGTTTCCTGCCTACCGACGCACCCGATTACGCGTTGGTCGACCGCAACGAGATGTGGAACTACCGCGATGTCCCTGAAGTCGATCACCTTCCTAACGACTACGCTCGTAAACTCAAACACGGCTACTACGCTGCGATCACCTACATGGATGCCCAACTGGGCCGAGTCATGGACGAGGTTGATCGGTTGGGTCTAACTGAAAACACCATCGTAGTTCTGTGGGGCGACCATGGCTGGAAACTCGGCGAACACGACCGCTGGTGTAAGCACAGTAACTATGAAAACGACACCCGCGCACCGTTGATCGTCTGTGCCCCCGGCATGAAACAAGCCGGTCGATCCTCCGACGCGTTAGTGGAGTTCATTGACATCTATCCCACCATCGCTGATCTCGCTGGCCTGCAATCGCCCAACCACATCGAAGGCACGAGCCTCCGACCACTTATGGATGATCCGAATCGGCAATGGAAGAATGCAGCCTGGTCGCAATACCCTCGAACCGTGAAGGGACAGCGATTGATGGGCTACTCACTGCGTACGGATCGCTATCGATTCACGCGTTGGGTCAACCGATACGACCACACGAAGCTCGATGCCATAGAACTGTACGATCACCAAAATGATCCTCAAGAGAACCACAACATCGCCAACGATCCGGCCAATGCTGAGATCATTGCCACACTAATGAAGATCGAACTTCCATCCGGCCCCGAAGAACCTCGCTGA
- a CDS encoding alpha-L-fucosidase has protein sequence MRPMKLSVILASLALLGPSVVSLSPSVATAEENPSITAANPAAPHAEETDAERDARLAWWREGKFGMFVHWGIYSTTGGLYKGQKLPNSAEWMMARGKIPIAEYSKYADQFNPTKFDADEFVARAKQAGMKYIVITAKHHDGFAMFGSKCNDYNVVDATPYGRDIMKELAEACQKQDIRFGFYYSQAQDWHHPGGFGNGWDKTIKRVSSDEYVMKKAVPEVKQLLTDYGPIGIFWWDTPRKMSKESFDALHSLTGIQKNVITNDRLGEGYIGDYKTFERHIPAQAPVGKDWEVCMPISGSWGYKIGDNDFKSTKTLIRNLIEIASMGGNYLLNVSPTGEGTLLPPAIERLKQVGQWMEVNGESIYGTVASPLETLDWGRCTRKEANGETTLYLHVYDWPADGKLLVPGVKNNVQSASLLDGGETLPTESTDAGIAVSLPAEATDEYASVVKLTVDGTLDVEVSLPTFNRKGSLVLTADKAYINNNEGSQDAALRAHDEIPHVGYWLDNEASVEWAFRTTEPGEYEVHAVLSVEAPQTKLVISAGDQSLTAEVKSTGGYGKYQEKSLGRLKINEPGDHTLRVKPVADAWNPINLRQVELRRAKK, from the coding sequence ATGAGACCGATGAAACTATCCGTCATTCTGGCGTCACTTGCTTTGCTAGGCCCAAGCGTCGTTTCGCTAAGCCCCAGCGTCGCGACCGCTGAAGAGAACCCTAGTATCACGGCAGCGAACCCCGCCGCGCCGCACGCCGAAGAAACCGATGCCGAGCGAGACGCTCGTCTGGCTTGGTGGCGTGAAGGCAAATTTGGCATGTTCGTTCACTGGGGCATCTATTCCACGACCGGCGGCCTGTACAAAGGCCAAAAGCTACCCAACAGTGCCGAATGGATGATGGCTCGTGGCAAGATCCCCATCGCTGAATACTCCAAGTACGCCGATCAGTTCAACCCGACCAAGTTTGACGCGGATGAGTTTGTGGCTCGCGCCAAACAGGCTGGCATGAAGTACATCGTCATCACGGCCAAACACCACGATGGTTTCGCGATGTTCGGGTCCAAGTGCAATGACTACAACGTGGTCGATGCGACTCCCTACGGCCGGGACATCATGAAAGAGCTCGCCGAGGCGTGCCAAAAACAAGATATCCGCTTTGGCTTCTATTACTCCCAAGCCCAAGATTGGCATCACCCCGGAGGCTTCGGCAATGGTTGGGATAAAACAATCAAGCGTGTCAGCAGCGACGAATACGTGATGAAGAAAGCGGTCCCCGAAGTCAAGCAATTGCTAACCGACTACGGTCCAATCGGAATTTTCTGGTGGGACACGCCTCGTAAGATGAGCAAGGAATCATTCGACGCCCTGCACTCATTGACCGGCATTCAAAAGAACGTCATCACGAACGATCGTTTGGGCGAAGGCTACATCGGCGACTACAAAACTTTCGAGCGACACATTCCTGCCCAAGCACCCGTGGGCAAGGACTGGGAAGTTTGCATGCCGATCAGTGGCAGCTGGGGATACAAGATTGGCGACAATGACTTCAAGTCAACTAAGACTCTGATTCGCAATCTAATCGAGATCGCCAGCATGGGTGGCAACTACCTCCTGAACGTCAGCCCCACCGGTGAAGGCACACTATTGCCGCCCGCCATCGAACGCCTCAAGCAAGTCGGCCAGTGGATGGAAGTTAACGGCGAATCCATCTACGGCACCGTGGCCAGCCCACTGGAAACTCTGGACTGGGGTCGCTGCACTCGCAAGGAAGCCAACGGCGAAACGACCCTGTACTTGCACGTTTACGACTGGCCCGCGGACGGCAAACTGCTTGTCCCGGGCGTGAAGAACAACGTTCAATCAGCATCATTGCTCGACGGCGGTGAAACGCTGCCAACCGAATCCACTGACGCAGGTATCGCTGTTTCGTTACCAGCCGAAGCCACTGACGAATACGCCAGCGTGGTCAAGCTAACTGTCGATGGAACCTTGGATGTGGAAGTCAGCCTCCCAACGTTCAACCGAAAGGGAAGCCTGGTTCTGACCGCCGACAAGGCTTACATCAACAACAATGAGGGAAGCCAGGACGCCGCCTTGCGTGCCCATGACGAAATCCCACACGTCGGCTATTGGCTGGACAATGAAGCATCGGTGGAATGGGCATTCCGCACCACTGAACCCGGCGAATACGAAGTGCATGCGGTGCTTTCGGTCGAGGCACCACAAACGAAGCTTGTGATCAGCGCCGGCGACCAGTCGTTGACTGCCGAGGTGAAATCCACCGGCGGATACGGTAAGTATCAAGAGAAATCGCTTGGCCGTCTCAAGATCAACGAACCCGGCGACCACACCTTGCGAGTCAAGCCGGTCGCGGACGCTTGGAATCCGATCAACCTACGTCAGGTTGAACTGCGTCGCGCGAAAAAGTAA
- a CDS encoding Gfo/Idh/MocA family protein — MNQENASSSRRGFLKNSATTAVSASVVGLSAQSAQAAAGSNERMRIGFIGPGGRGFGAHVKSLCELHAAGRAIDLVGVAEVYTDQRNRVADHIKKQTGTDPGRYVDYNEMIEKENLDAVCIGTPDHWHHKQTVDSLKAGLNVYCEKPMTKTVEEAFSVEKHWKESGKVMQVGVQSTSLPVWDEVRSLLDEGKLGKVLGFQTEYFRNSDSGQWRYYKLEKSMSPSTIDWKRWLGTDEGLAPDMPFDREVYKQWRRFWPFGSGMFTDLFVHRTTSMLKATGLRLPGRVTGAGGIYLEYDGREVPDVATVLADFNEGVQGLVTATMCNEASRINQLIRGHYGSFAFGNGEAFDGFDFIPERGPVTHVRQEAERIATKPVKNTTLAHFTNWVDACEAGDPMMCNNTPDLGAAAIAVVNLGAQSYRNGKVYFLEDGSRQISTEDPGWAKKWEDLSVAGGPAKHIPGWKAGDYGSTQDAPEHMKFAGPWIDGKDPAEG; from the coding sequence ATGAATCAAGAAAACGCATCATCCAGTCGCCGTGGTTTCCTTAAGAATTCAGCCACGACCGCAGTATCCGCATCCGTGGTGGGATTGTCTGCTCAGAGTGCTCAAGCAGCTGCCGGATCCAACGAGCGGATGCGAATCGGTTTCATCGGCCCGGGTGGTCGTGGATTCGGTGCCCATGTGAAATCGCTTTGCGAGTTGCATGCCGCTGGCCGTGCGATCGACTTGGTCGGTGTCGCTGAGGTCTATACCGACCAACGCAATCGTGTCGCTGACCACATCAAGAAACAAACCGGAACGGATCCGGGCCGTTATGTCGACTACAACGAGATGATTGAGAAAGAGAATCTCGACGCGGTATGTATCGGAACACCGGATCACTGGCACCATAAGCAAACCGTTGACTCGTTGAAGGCGGGGCTGAACGTCTATTGCGAAAAGCCGATGACCAAAACGGTCGAGGAAGCCTTCAGTGTTGAAAAGCACTGGAAGGAAAGTGGGAAGGTGATGCAGGTTGGCGTGCAGTCGACCAGTTTGCCGGTTTGGGACGAAGTTCGGTCCCTGCTAGATGAGGGAAAACTTGGCAAGGTGCTTGGATTCCAAACCGAGTACTTCCGGAACAGCGATTCGGGGCAGTGGAGATACTACAAGCTTGAAAAATCAATGTCGCCATCGACGATCGACTGGAAGCGTTGGCTAGGAACGGACGAGGGACTCGCACCGGACATGCCGTTCGATCGCGAAGTTTACAAGCAATGGCGTCGGTTCTGGCCGTTTGGTAGCGGCATGTTCACTGACTTGTTTGTGCACCGCACGACATCGATGTTGAAGGCCACTGGTCTGCGATTGCCAGGTCGAGTGACTGGTGCGGGTGGAATCTACTTGGAATACGATGGACGCGAAGTGCCTGATGTCGCAACCGTGCTTGCTGACTTCAACGAAGGCGTTCAGGGACTGGTTACCGCTACCATGTGCAACGAAGCATCGCGAATCAACCAACTGATTCGTGGTCACTACGGCTCGTTTGCTTTTGGAAACGGCGAAGCGTTCGACGGCTTTGATTTCATTCCCGAGCGGGGTCCAGTGACTCACGTTCGCCAAGAAGCGGAACGGATCGCCACCAAGCCGGTCAAGAACACCACCTTGGCTCACTTCACGAACTGGGTTGACGCTTGCGAAGCTGGCGACCCGATGATGTGTAACAACACACCTGACTTGGGTGCCGCCGCGATTGCGGTCGTCAACTTGGGTGCCCAAAGCTATCGCAATGGCAAGGTGTACTTCTTGGAAGATGGAAGCCGACAGATTTCAACCGAAGACCCAGGTTGGGCTAAGAAGTGGGAAGACCTTTCCGTCGCGGGTGGGCCTGCTAAGCACATCCCAGGCTGGAAGGCTGGCGATTACGGCAGTACTCAAGACGCCCCGGAACACATGAAGTTCGCTGGCCCTTGGATCGATGGCAAGGATCCAGCGGAAGGTTAA